DNA from Cystobacter fuscus DSM 2262:
GAGGGAGCGGATGCTCGACGCGCCTCGAGGATTGGCGGCATTCAACTTGATCGTATAGGTGTTCCCCAACGCACCGGCCGAATAGACTCTAAGCGCCCAATCGCCGGCCGGAAGCCCGTTGTTCGCGACGGGGCTGCCGGCGTACCCGCCGACCGAAGTCGGGTATGCGGTTGCCGTCGTCCAATCGATTTCATACAATTCTACAATGTAGTCCGGGTTGCTTGACGATATTTGGAAAAGGATCGTTCTATCCGCCGGGACGCTGAAGAACCAGAAATCGTCCGGCTCCGCGGCTGTCAACGAATCACCACCATTGAATCTGTCGCCGGTCACATCGAAAAGCAAGCTTGCCGAAAACGGGGGCCGGGTTACCGAGATGCCCGCGTTGGCATTCCCTCGCGGAGTTTCCGAGGCAAACGCAATGTCTCCTTCTGCGCCAGCAGGCGTCTCCACGCTGAGCCGTTTCAACGACAGGCCGCCAGATTTCACGGTGGGTTCCGCACCCGCCTGCGCGCTGTAGAGAAAAAACAATACTGAATAAGGGGCGATGATTGTCCGAAGTCTGTTTTCTTTTCTCATGATGAGCCTCCCTGGTTTGTGATTGGGTTGATTGAGCAGTATTCATGCGCGGGGCAGGACCGTCGTGGGCTCCTCGCTCTGGGGCTGGACGGGGGGATGACCAACTCCCGTGGCCCATTGGGATATCGAGAAGACGCGTCGCCCGGTGAGGGCCTCGTGCAACGCGAGACCGAGCGCGAAGAGATTCGCGCGCCCGTCGAAGGGCTCGCCCCGGGCCTGCTCTGGAGCCAGGTAACCCAGCTTGCCGCAGACGCGGTCCGCCTGGGTGAGGCGGACGTGGATGGCCGCGCGGGCCACTCCGAAGTCCCCCAGCTTCACTTCACCGATGCGCGACAAGAGGATGTTGGGCGGCTTGACGTCTCGGTGGACGAGGTTGAGCGGGAGACCCTCGCGGGAGGTGCGCCGATGGACGTAGTCGAGTGCCTCGCCGAGCTCGGTCCCGATGTAGGCCACCACGGTGGGTGGAAGGGGCCGGTGGCTCTTGAGCAACTCCCGCAGGGACAGTCCTTCGATGTGTTCCATCACCATGAAGTAGGTGTCCTGGAACCGGCCCACGTCAAGCTCCTGGACGATGTTGGAGTGGTTGAGGAGCGAGCCCGGCTCCGCCTCGCGGCGGAACAGCGTCACGAAGTCCTCGTCCTGGGCGTAGTCCCCAGCCCGCCGCGCCTCGCCCCAGCCCCAAGAAGGTGTCAGACGATTCGTAGGAGACGAGATGTCGGAACGAGTCCTTTGACACCCTCGACGGCGAGTTCGAGTTGCAGGTGGCGCACATCGAGCCGCGGCTCCAGGGCGTGGACCTGGTGGATGGGGGCGCGACGATGGCGGCGCACCTGCTCGCAGACTCGGTGGGGGGGCCCTACCTCCGCGTCTGGCGGGCGCGGTGCATCACGGTGGGGCGGGGACCACGGCGGCGTCGGTGCGTGCCGGTATTCCCCAGTTGGTGGTGCCCACGCGGTGGACCAGTTCATGTTCGGCCACCACGTCCACGAGCAGGGCTAT
Protein-coding regions in this window:
- a CDS encoding serine/threonine-protein kinase, whose amino-acid sequence is MTLFRREAEPGSLLNHSNIVQELDVGRFQDTYFMVMEHIEGLSLRELLKSHRPLPPTVVAYIGTELGEALDYVHRRTSREGLPLNLVHRDVKPPNILLSRIGEVKLGDFGVARAAIHVRLTQADRVCGKLGYLAPEQARGEPFDGRANLFALGLALHEALTGRRVFSISQWATGVGHPPVQPQSEEPTTVLPRA